Proteins encoded in a region of the Fusarium falciforme chromosome 6, complete sequence genome:
- a CDS encoding Abhydrolase-3 domain-containing protein, which yields MATLRYDPEFAKALESLRSKRPSGPPQTALEIRRNNDSLFENMFPKAPSAEIIQQTDYTIQSYDGAKILLRRFANPEHLSAKEPLPTILSIHGGGFVSGSVDACAGLVASKVLAADRPIFAVDYRLAPEHPHPAPVEDSYAALKYLLDHAVELNIDPKRVAVQGESAGGGIAAGLALLARDRELQPPIAKLLLTYPELDDRTRHDKDTEFLKFVTWTPKHNELAWAAYVGEDKAGKPEADVSPYAAPARATTYKGLPSTYVDVGTLDVFREENLEFVRRLLADDVEVEFHVWPGVPHVFEFLGAGTKWHVRATEARVDAMKEF from the coding sequence ATGGCCACTCTGAGGTACGACCCCGAATTCGCCAAGGCATTGGAATCTCTCAGATCCAAGCGTCCCTCAGGCCCTCCTCAAACTGCCTTGGAAATCCGTCGGAACAATGACTCTCTCTTTGAAAACATGTTCCCCAAGGCGCCCTCGGCCGAAATCATCCAACAGACCGATTACACCATCCAGAGTTATGATGGTGCAAAGATCTTGCTCCGTCGTTTTGCCAATCCTGAGCACCTCTCGGCCAAGGAGCCTCTGCCTACGATTCTTTCCATTCATGGCGGTGGCTTCGTCTCGGGAAGTGTAGATGCTTGTGCTGGACTGGTCGCCAGCAAGGTTCTTGCGGCCGATCGTCCCATCTTTGCTGTTGACTACCGTCTTGCACCCGAGCATCCTCACCCGGCCCCCGTTGAGGACAGTTACGCTGCTCTCAAGTACCTCCTTGATCACGCTGTGGAGCTCAACATTGATCCCAAGCGTGTTGCCGTTCAGGGAGAGAGTGCTGGTGGCGGCATTGCTGCCGGGCTGGCCCTCTTGGCTAGGGACAGGGAGCTTCAGCCTCCGATCGCGAAGCTGCTTCTTACATATCCCGAGCTCGATGATCGGACACGGCATGACAAGGACACTGAGTTTCTCAAATTTGTCACATGGACCCCCAAGCACAACGAACTGGCATGGGCGGCCTACGTCGGCGAGGACAAGGCCGGGAAGCCCGAGGCGGATGTCTCTCCGTATGCTGCCCCAGCGAGAGCTACGACGTACAAGGGCCTACCATCCACATATGTAGACGTCGGAACGCTGGATGTGTTTCGGGAGGAGAACCTGGAGTTTGTCAGGAGGCTGCTCGCGGATGACGTCGAGGTCGAGTTTCACGTCTGGCCCGGAGTGCCACATGTGTTTGAGTTTCTTGGAGCTGGGACAAAGTGGCACGTGAGAGCAACGGAGGCTAGAGTAGATGCCATGAAGGAGTTTTAA
- a CDS encoding AB hydrolase-1 domain-containing protein, whose translation MVQPIVTENALIRGSRIAYGVYGTGTPVVLLHGTPSSSLIWRNIVPRLVEEGFKVHVFDLLGFGLSERPWDSAVDTSMTGQVPILEGLLSLWGLDKTHIIAHDIGGGIAQRFAIFSPERVLSLTLIDVVCFDSYPSKRTKQQMQKGLESLIKVSDNDHRAHFREWLLHAVKNPAKFEQSSLDSYLEYISGPIGQPSLFEHQVRHYDPKHTMEVAPRLGELEKIPVQLIWGADDAWQVVDWAHKLHEAIPGSELNIVEDAGHFSLEDQPEKISELLVSFLNKH comes from the coding sequence ATGGTTCAGCCTATCGTCACAGAAAACGCCCTCATCAGAGGTAGCCGTATCGCCTATGGCGTCTACGGCACCGGCACTCCAGTCGTCCTCCTTCACGGAACTCCCTCTTCATCTCTCATCTGGCGCAACATCGTCCCCAGGCTCGTCGAGGAAGGCTTCAAGGTGCACGTCTTCGATCTCCTTGGCTTTGGCCTTTCTGAGCGCCCTTGGGACTCTGCCGTCGACACGTCCATGACAGGCCAGGTACCAATCCTGGAAGGACTTCTGTCGTTGTGGGGCTTGGACAAGACTCATATCATCGCCCATGACATTGGAGGCGGTATTGCTCAGCGGTTCGCCATCTTCTCACCAGAGAGGGTGCTGTCGCTGACGCTCATCGACGTGGTATGCTTCGACAGCTACCCCTCGAAGCGGACCAAGCAGCAGATGCAGAAGGGCCTCGAGTCTCTCATCAAAGTGAGCGACAACGATCATCGCGCCCATTTTAGAGAGTGGCTGCTTCACGCTGTCAAGAACCCTGCCAAGTTCGAACAATCGAGTTTGGACTCCTACTTGGAATACATCTCCGGCCCCATCGGCCAACCGAGCTTGTTTGAGCATCAGGTTCGGCATTATGATCCTAAGCACACGATGGAAGTGGCCCCTCGCCTTGGTGAGCTGGAGAAGATACCTGTGCAGTTGATTTGGGGCGCGGATGATGCCTGGCAGGTTGTTGACTGGGCTCATAAACTTCATGAAGCTATTCCGGGGTCCGAGCTCAACATTGTGGAGGATGCAGGGCACTTTTCGCTTGAAGACCAACCCGAAAAGATTTCTGAGCTTCTTGTATCGTTTCTTAACAAGCACTGA